In Halobacteriovorax marinus SJ, the following proteins share a genomic window:
- a CDS encoding cytochrome c biogenesis protein, producing MKAILSLLTILISLNSFAIEQHFCDQSLESLPIRQDGRVKPLKVHASEMLKYLTGKTKYEGLSSTITFCLVSLKGMGIPTEVDLKTNIEHVDLIKTLELKDGEHRVSFEKLEEEMAIIRSEWQKAKEHSSYKKSLSSVLNKINLYKDIKTANNWLVPLVNSKDDVAWLPVGAYLTEEKVLAAKETSDRPFLKVLKDSEEQYEKIVDKDFLIELTYVNMQLPVVALILTFCGLITMTLFRKFHIALVFAVLTVVVQTAILAFRVHISGRAPITNMYETVLFSGYGALILALVIGHFKKEKIYVFVGLAYNVCTLLMLNFAGGMLSSSISPLVPVLRDNFWLSTHVTTIILSYGALALSWVLSNTVLIRKKFFFMSPADERYYSELVYTCLKYGTIMLAAGIILGGVWADYSWGRFWGWDPKETWSLIVLCLYMAILHGKYTNWIPHNRFFLLVAAAFMSVMMAWFGVNYILATGLHSYGFSEGGAIFLGSFFAVQTLVLLLTFSNFNIKKEDGPNA from the coding sequence ATGAAGGCGATACTAAGTCTACTTACTATTTTAATTTCACTTAATTCATTTGCAATTGAGCAGCACTTCTGTGACCAATCTTTAGAGTCATTGCCAATTAGGCAAGATGGTCGTGTAAAACCACTTAAAGTCCACGCTAGCGAGATGCTTAAATACCTAACTGGTAAAACAAAGTATGAAGGACTCTCTTCAACAATTACTTTTTGTCTCGTCTCTTTAAAGGGAATGGGAATTCCAACAGAAGTAGATTTAAAGACTAATATTGAACACGTTGATTTAATAAAAACTTTAGAGCTTAAAGATGGTGAGCATAGAGTTAGCTTCGAAAAGCTAGAAGAAGAAATGGCCATTATCAGAAGCGAGTGGCAAAAAGCAAAAGAGCACAGTAGCTATAAGAAGTCGCTCTCTTCAGTTTTAAATAAAATCAATCTCTATAAAGACATTAAAACTGCCAATAATTGGTTAGTTCCTCTAGTGAATTCAAAAGATGATGTTGCTTGGCTCCCAGTTGGAGCGTACCTAACAGAGGAGAAAGTTCTAGCTGCTAAAGAAACTAGTGACAGACCATTTTTAAAAGTTCTTAAAGACTCCGAAGAACAATATGAAAAAATTGTCGATAAAGATTTTCTTATTGAGTTAACTTACGTCAATATGCAATTGCCAGTGGTCGCCCTTATTTTAACTTTCTGTGGCCTGATCACGATGACACTATTTAGAAAGTTTCATATTGCCCTAGTTTTCGCTGTTCTTACTGTTGTAGTTCAAACAGCGATATTGGCCTTTAGAGTTCATATCTCAGGAAGGGCCCCTATTACTAATATGTATGAAACAGTTCTCTTCTCTGGTTACGGTGCCCTTATTCTAGCGCTAGTAATTGGACACTTTAAGAAAGAGAAGATCTACGTCTTCGTAGGTCTTGCTTATAATGTGTGTACACTCTTAATGCTAAACTTTGCAGGAGGAATGCTCTCGAGTTCAATTTCACCACTCGTTCCTGTACTGAGAGATAATTTTTGGCTCTCAACACACGTAACAACAATTATCCTCTCATATGGAGCACTTGCACTTAGTTGGGTTCTCTCAAATACAGTTCTTATTCGTAAGAAGTTCTTCTTCATGAGTCCTGCCGATGAGAGATACTATAGTGAACTTGTCTATACTTGCTTAAAGTATGGAACGATTATGTTGGCCGCAGGTATTATCCTCGGTGGTGTTTGGGCAGATTATTCTTGGGGAAGATTTTGGGGATGGGACCCGAAAGAAACTTGGTCTCTTATTGTTCTTTGTCTCTATATGGCAATTCTCCATGGAAAGTATACGAACTGGATTCCACATAATAGATTCTTCCTATTAGTGGCCGCTGCATTTATGAGTGTTATGATGGCATGGTTTGGCGTGAATTACATTCTCGCAACAGGTCTACACTCTTATGGTTTCAGTGAAGGTGGAGCTATTTTCTTAGGTTCATTCTTTGCAGTACAGACATTGGTTCTTCTACTGACATTTTCAAATTTCAATATCAAAAAGGAAGACGGACCAAATGCTTAA
- a CDS encoding ABC-F family ATP-binding cassette domain-containing protein, with amino-acid sequence MLNIANISKNQGGETLYSKVNFQINPGEKVGLVGPNGAGKSTLFRMIIGEDRPDEGQISIPDKLRISYFSQSVGEMKGRTALEEVVEGDESIAKMKVKLREFEEKLCDPDLDPDEMNKILDRMGEVQTDFEKVGGYDLETRAEEILSGLGVHPEDHHKKVEDFSGGWKMRIALAKVLVTNPDLIIMDEPTNYLDMETILWLEEWLKNYKGSVFMTTHDRDFMNNVVKKIVEINHKRVTTYTGNYDFYVRESAIRLEQLKSEHKRQQDMLAKEEEFIAKFKARASHAAQVQSRVKKLEKIDRIELPPEEENISFDFPKPPRGSDDVVIIKELAKNWNNSKGEEINVFSGLTTTINRLQKIAVVGVNGAGKSTLLKCICDQTKPSSGEVKLGPSINLGYFSQFSLDVLKAENSVLEEVQSNLPQASDGYLRNLLAAFLFRGDDVHKKIKYLSGGEKSRLVLAVIFSTNNNLLVLDEPTNHLDIASREVLMSALKKFEGTVIFVSHDRHFLHELTDEVLEVDKGGITKYPGNYQYYLDKKASL; translated from the coding sequence ATGCTTAATATTGCCAATATTAGTAAAAATCAGGGAGGGGAAACTCTCTACTCTAAAGTGAACTTCCAAATTAATCCGGGAGAGAAAGTTGGTCTCGTTGGACCAAATGGTGCAGGTAAGTCTACCCTCTTTAGAATGATCATTGGAGAAGATCGCCCAGATGAAGGTCAGATCTCAATTCCAGATAAGCTTAGAATTTCATACTTCTCCCAAAGTGTTGGAGAGATGAAGGGACGCACGGCCCTAGAAGAAGTTGTCGAAGGTGATGAAAGCATCGCTAAGATGAAGGTCAAATTAAGAGAGTTTGAAGAGAAGCTCTGTGATCCAGACTTAGATCCAGACGAGATGAATAAGATCCTCGATCGAATGGGTGAAGTTCAAACAGACTTTGAAAAAGTCGGTGGATATGATCTTGAAACAAGAGCTGAGGAAATTCTCTCAGGTCTAGGTGTACATCCAGAAGATCATCACAAGAAGGTTGAAGACTTTAGTGGTGGTTGGAAAATGAGAATCGCACTGGCAAAAGTTCTGGTGACTAACCCTGATCTCATTATCATGGATGAGCCTACCAATTACCTAGATATGGAAACAATTCTTTGGCTAGAAGAATGGCTTAAGAATTATAAAGGCTCTGTCTTTATGACAACTCACGATAGAGACTTTATGAATAATGTTGTTAAAAAGATTGTTGAAATTAATCACAAGAGAGTGACAACATATACAGGAAATTATGATTTCTACGTACGTGAAAGTGCAATTAGACTAGAGCAACTCAAATCAGAGCATAAGAGACAACAAGATATGCTCGCTAAAGAAGAAGAGTTTATCGCAAAATTTAAAGCACGTGCCTCTCACGCAGCTCAAGTACAGTCTAGAGTTAAAAAACTAGAAAAAATAGATCGAATCGAACTTCCACCAGAGGAAGAGAATATCAGCTTTGATTTCCCTAAACCTCCTAGAGGAAGTGATGATGTAGTTATCATTAAAGAATTAGCAAAGAACTGGAATAACTCTAAAGGAGAAGAGATTAATGTCTTCAGTGGTCTAACCACAACGATTAATCGTCTTCAAAAAATTGCCGTTGTCGGAGTTAACGGTGCTGGTAAGTCTACTCTATTAAAATGTATTTGCGATCAAACAAAACCATCAAGTGGCGAAGTGAAGCTAGGACCAAGTATTAATCTTGGATATTTTAGTCAATTCTCACTCGATGTTCTAAAGGCCGAGAATAGTGTTTTAGAGGAAGTTCAATCAAATTTACCTCAAGCAAGTGATGGCTACCTAAGAAACTTATTAGCTGCCTTCCTCTTTAGAGGTGATGATGTTCACAAGAAAATTAAATATCTCTCAGGTGGAGAGAAGAGTCGACTTGTACTAGCAGTTATCTTCTCTACTAATAATAATCTTCTCGTCCTAGATGAGCCTACCAACCACTTAGATATTGCTTCAAGAGAAGTTCTCATGAGTGCACTAAAGAAGTTTGAAGGTACAGTTATCTTTGTTTCTCACGATAGACACTTTCTCCATGAGTTAACAGACGAAGTTTTAGAAGTTGATAAGGGTGGGATTACAAAGTATCCAGGAAATTATCAATACTACCTAGACAAGAAAGCATCTCTTTAA
- a CDS encoding aldo/keto reductase produces MPVGFGAYRVTHHSTDHFDALLSAVNKGCSLIDTSSNYTGGESEKLIAQVLKKADHKPIIVSKVGYIQGENIKVVEELNSIGQASEDLVKVNDGLWHSIHPDFIRNQVQLSLSRLEVEKIDVYLLHNPEYYFYEEGANQDDYYKRIEKAFFELEALVSEGLIGSYGISSNNFILSPEDPKITHIERVMECAQKVSSSHHFTHIQFPFNMIEIDALEAWYDGLSLLNKAKGFDLKVMVNRPLNAFKGESLVRLATYDKTHPLIEESVAQKVFVNAMMILEKKFKEEEPDESIYNLPLIKQFNDLWNNTRTPDGVDQVYFSHFFPFVARVWGGDLSAKESGPFYDLYDVSLNYARNNMNEMAKDFESQAISAGLIEDGEAPLQVRLIEKYLSYQIDYVLVGMKDTRYVEQLEHLF; encoded by the coding sequence AAGGTTGTTCTCTAATTGATACTTCATCAAATTATACTGGTGGCGAGAGTGAGAAGTTAATTGCTCAGGTATTGAAAAAAGCAGATCATAAACCAATTATTGTTTCTAAAGTAGGTTATATTCAGGGTGAAAATATTAAAGTCGTTGAAGAACTCAATAGTATTGGGCAGGCCAGCGAAGATTTAGTAAAAGTTAACGATGGTCTTTGGCACTCGATTCACCCAGATTTTATTCGGAACCAAGTTCAATTAAGTCTCTCTCGTCTAGAGGTTGAGAAAATTGATGTCTACCTCTTACACAATCCTGAGTATTACTTCTACGAAGAAGGTGCAAATCAAGATGATTACTATAAGAGAATAGAGAAGGCCTTCTTTGAACTAGAGGCCCTCGTTAGTGAAGGACTAATTGGATCTTACGGCATAAGTTCAAATAATTTTATTCTCTCTCCTGAAGATCCAAAAATAACTCATATTGAAAGAGTGATGGAGTGTGCTCAGAAAGTGAGCTCTAGTCATCATTTCACACATATTCAATTTCCTTTTAATATGATCGAAATTGATGCGCTAGAAGCTTGGTATGATGGCCTGAGTTTATTAAATAAGGCAAAGGGATTTGATTTAAAAGTTATGGTCAATAGACCTTTGAATGCCTTTAAGGGAGAGTCTTTAGTAAGGCTAGCTACTTACGATAAAACTCATCCACTTATCGAAGAGTCTGTAGCACAGAAAGTCTTCGTGAATGCTATGATGATCCTTGAAAAGAAGTTTAAAGAGGAAGAGCCTGATGAGTCGATATATAATCTTCCACTGATTAAGCAATTCAATGATCTTTGGAATAATACCAGAACACCTGATGGGGTAGACCAAGTTTATTTCTCTCATTTCTTTCCATTTGTTGCTAGAGTATGGGGAGGAGACCTCTCGGCAAAAGAGAGTGGCCCATTCTATGACCTCTACGATGTCTCTCTCAATTACGCGAGAAATAATATGAACGAGATGGCAAAGGACTTTGAGTCTCAGGCCATTAGTGCAGGTCTAATCGAAGATGGTGAGGCTCCATTACAGGTTAGGCTAATAGAGAAGTATCTCTCTTACCAGATTGACTATGTCTTAGTAGGAATGAAAGATACTCGCTATGTTGAACAATTAGAGCATCTCTTTTAA